A region of Diospyros lotus cultivar Yz01 chromosome 3, ASM1463336v1, whole genome shotgun sequence DNA encodes the following proteins:
- the LOC127797854 gene encoding uncharacterized protein LOC127797854, whose product MTNACITRFSSIQHRAASPFSRNEILGGGIFRSFSSCTMPLISSNAPLIIRPPSSLALMGCLTPFDAPQRSDKWFALRRDKLTTSTFSTALGFWKGNRRYELWHEKVFATDAQSIEVSKRNAMEWGVLNESAAIEQYTNITGREVSSLGFAIHSEERLDWIGASPDGLLGCFPGGGILEVKCPYNKGKPEKGLPWSTMPFYYMPQVQGQLEIMDRNWADLYCWTPNGSTIFRVFRERHYWQLIQGILREFWWENVVPAREALLSGKEEEEVKSFKPGSTHRLTGMVIVESIKLAGEVKLLCREIAGHVEFYR is encoded by the coding sequence ATGACCAATGCCTGCATTACTAGATTCAGTAGCATTCAGCATAGAGCAGCAAGTCCTTTTTCTAGGAACGAAATTCTGGGAGGAGGAATTTTTAGGAGTTTTTCATCCTGCACAATGCCGCTGATTTCTTCAAATGCCCCTCTCATCATCCGCCCACCCTCATCATTAGCATTGATGGGCTGTCTGACCCCATTTGATGCTCCACAGCGCTCTGACAAATGGTTTGCCCTCCGCCGGGATAAGCTGACTACAAGCACCTTCAGCACTGCTCTTGGCTTTTGGAAGGGAAATCGCAGATACGAACTCTGGCATGAAAAAGTATTTGCTACAGATGCACAATCAATAGAAGTTTCCAAGCGGAATGCGATGGAGTGGGGTGTACTCAATGAATCAGCTGCTATAGAGCAGTACACGAACATCACCGGCCGTGAGGTAAGCTCATTAGGATTTGCAATCCATTCGGAGGAGcgattggattggattggtgCCTCCCCTGATGGTCTTCTTGGATGCTTTCCTGGAGGTGGGATTCTAGAAGTAAAGTGTCCGTATAACAAAGGGAAGCCCGAGAAAGGTCTGCCCTGGTCAACTATGCCTTTCTATTACATGCCTCAGGTGCAGGGTCAACTGGAGATTATGGACAGAAATTGGGCTGATTTGTATTGTTGGACACCAAATGGTAGCACAATATTTCGTGTCTTCAGAGAACGTCATTATTGGCAGTTGATACAAGGAATTTTACGAGAATTTTGGTGGGAAAATGTGGTTCCAGCACGAGAAGCTCTTCTGTCAGgaaaagaggaggaggaagtcAAATCATTCAAACCAGGGTCGACACACAGACTTACAGGGATGGTAATTGTTGAGAGCATAAAGTTGGCCGGTGAGGTCAAGTTACTTTGTAGGGAGATTGCAGGTCATGTTGAATTTTATAGATGA
- the LOC127797853 gene encoding uncharacterized protein LOC127797853: MASMGGERKRVVVIGGGSGGSLAAKLLQDHADVVLIDTKEYFEITWANLRSMVEPSFAGRCIINHSEYLPNARVIVSAATDINGDEVVTAAGHRIPYDYLIIATGHLDPCALTRGERLNYFQSEYEKIISSNSILIVGGGPTGVELAGEIAVDFPEKKVTLVHRGTRLMEFVGPKASRKTLDWLTTKKVEVILGQSVNPTPVSDGVYETSGGETIRADCLFTCIGKPVGSSWLQSTMFKSSLDAKGRLMVEPNLRVKGYNNVFAIGDITDIPEIKQGYLANAHAELTAKNLKLLMAGGPESKMGTHKPGKALAFVSLGRNDAVAQILFITMIGCVPGKIKSKDLFVGKTRKQLGLKP, encoded by the exons ATGGCGTCGATGGGTGGCGAGAGGAAGAGGGTGGTGGTGATTGGCGGCGGCTCCGGTGGCTCTCTTGCCGCCAAACTCCTCCAAGACCACGCTGATGTCGTCCTTATTGACAC GAAGGAGTATTTTGAGATCACCTGGGCAAATTTGAGATCAATGGTTGAACCATCATTTGCTGGCAGATGTATTATTAACCACTCTGAGTACCTTCCTAATGCGCGAGTCATCGTTTCAGCTGCAACTGATATCAATGGAGATGAAGTAGTGACTGCAGCTGGACACCGGATTCCATACGACTATCTTATAATTGCCACCGGCCATCTTGATCCTTGCGCTCTGACGAGAGGCGAGAGGCTTAATTACTTCCAATCAG AGTATGAAAAGATTATCTCCTCTAATTCAATACTAATAGTTGGAGGGGGGCCAACCGGGGTGGAGCTTGCTGGGGAAATTGCTGTTGATTTTCCCGAGAAGAAGGTGACTCTGGTGCATCGAGGAACAAGGTTGATGGAGTTCGTTGGTCCAAAGGCTAGCAGGAAAACACTGGACTGGTTGACGacaaagaaagttgaagtcATATTGGGGCAATCAGTAAACCCTACTCCTGTATCGGATGGTGTTTATGAAACGTCTGGTGGAGAAACTATCAGAGCCGATTGTCTGTTCACTTGCATTGGAAAGCCTGTAGGCTCATCCTGGCTGCAGAGTACCATGTTCAAAAGTAGCTTGGATGCTAAAGGCAGGCTAATGGTTGAGCCAAACTTGAGGGTGAAAGGTTACAATAATGTCTTTGCCATTGGAGACATTACTGATATTCCT GAAATCAAACAAGGGTATCTGGCAAATGCCCATGCTGAGTTGACTGCCAAGAACTTGAAGCTGTTGATGGCTGGAGGACCTGAGTCCAAGATGGGCACCCACAAGCCTGGGAAGGCATTGGCATTTGTCTCACTTGGAAGAAATGATGCAGTGGCACAGATTTTATTCATAACAATGATTGGGTGTGTCCCTGGCAAGATCAAATCCAAGGACTTGTTTGTGGGCAAGACAAGGAAGCAACTTGGGCTAAAACCCTAA
- the LOC127797651 gene encoding uncharacterized protein LOC127797651 isoform X1, which translates to MRIDLRLVLFFLSFQLCVVPNLMASTGSERKRVVVVGGGVGGSLATYLLQDLADVVLIDTKEYFEIPWSNLRCMVEPSFADRCIMNHSEYAPRAQIVVGTATDVNESEVRTAEGHQVRYDYLIIATGHLEPGLVTKSEKLAYYESEYEKIKSSSSVLIVGGGPTGVELAAEIAVDFPDKKVTLVHRGPRLMEFTGEKASKKTLNWLVSKKVEVILGQSINLDCISDGVYQTSSGETVAADCVFNCTGKRLASSWLEKTIFKNGLDSQGRLMVDAQLRVKGYTNVFAIGDITDVPEIKQGYLAQFHAHSVTKNLKLLMNGGNEKKMGKYKPGWPIAIVSLGRHEGVVQIFFFAILGKFPGKVKSKDLFVGKTRAERGLKP; encoded by the exons ATGAGGATTGACCTGAGGCTTGTGttgttttttttgtcatttcagcTGTGTGTTGTACCGAATTTGATGGCGTCTACTGGAAGTGAGAGGAAGAGGGTGGTGGTTGTCGGCGGCGGCGTTGGTGGCTCTCTGGCGACCTACCTGCTTCAGGATCTTGCCGATGTGGTGCTTATTGATAC GAAGGAGTATTTTGAGATTCCTTGGTCAAACTTGAGATGTATGGTTGAACCATCGTTTGCTGACAGATGCATTATGAACCACTCCGAGTATGCCCCAAGGGCACAAATTGTCGTTGGCACCGCAACTGATGTCAATGAAAGTGAAGTGCGGACTGCAGAAGGACACCAAGTTCGGTATGATTATCTTATAATTGCCACAGGTCATCTTGAACCTGGTCTTGTGACTAAAAGTGAGAAGCTTGCTTACTACGAATCAG AATATGAAAAGATTAAGTCTTCTAGTTCAGTTCTAATAGTTGGAGGGGGGCCCACTGGGGTAGAGCTTGCTGCTGAAATTGCTGTTGATTTTCCTGACAAGAAGGTGACACTAGTGCATCGTGGTCCAAGGTTGATGGAGTTCACTGGCGAGAAGGCTAGCAAAAAAACACTGAACTGGTTGGTGTCAAAAAAAGTTGAAGTAATTTTGGGGCAATCTATTAATTTGGATTGCATATCAGATGGTGTTTATCAAACATCTAGTGGAGAAACTGTTGCAGCTGATTGTGTCTTTAATTGTACGGGCAAGCGCCTGGCCTCATCATGGCTTGAGAAGACTATCTTCAAAAATGGCTTGGACTCTCAAGGAAGGTTAATGGTTGATGCTCAATTGAGGGTGAAGGGTTACACAAATGTGTTTGCTATTGGAGATATTACAGACGTTCCA GAAATCAAACAAGGCTATTTGGCACAATTCCATGCTCATTCGGTTACCAAAAACTTGAAGCTGTTGATGAATGGAGGAAACGAGAAGAAGATGGGGAAATACAAACCCGGTTGGCCAATAGCAATCGTGTCACTAGGGAGACACGAAGGAGTGGTGCAGATTTTCTTTTTCGCGATCCTTGGAAAGTTCCCAGGCAAGGTAAAATCCAAGGACTTGTTTGTGGGGAAGACAAGGGCGGAGCGTGGGCTGAAACCCTGA
- the LOC127797651 gene encoding uncharacterized protein LOC127797651 isoform X2: MASTGSERKRVVVVGGGVGGSLATYLLQDLADVVLIDTKEYFEIPWSNLRCMVEPSFADRCIMNHSEYAPRAQIVVGTATDVNESEVRTAEGHQVRYDYLIIATGHLEPGLVTKSEKLAYYESEYEKIKSSSSVLIVGGGPTGVELAAEIAVDFPDKKVTLVHRGPRLMEFTGEKASKKTLNWLVSKKVEVILGQSINLDCISDGVYQTSSGETVAADCVFNCTGKRLASSWLEKTIFKNGLDSQGRLMVDAQLRVKGYTNVFAIGDITDVPEIKQGYLAQFHAHSVTKNLKLLMNGGNEKKMGKYKPGWPIAIVSLGRHEGVVQIFFFAILGKFPGKVKSKDLFVGKTRAERGLKP; encoded by the exons ATGGCGTCTACTGGAAGTGAGAGGAAGAGGGTGGTGGTTGTCGGCGGCGGCGTTGGTGGCTCTCTGGCGACCTACCTGCTTCAGGATCTTGCCGATGTGGTGCTTATTGATAC GAAGGAGTATTTTGAGATTCCTTGGTCAAACTTGAGATGTATGGTTGAACCATCGTTTGCTGACAGATGCATTATGAACCACTCCGAGTATGCCCCAAGGGCACAAATTGTCGTTGGCACCGCAACTGATGTCAATGAAAGTGAAGTGCGGACTGCAGAAGGACACCAAGTTCGGTATGATTATCTTATAATTGCCACAGGTCATCTTGAACCTGGTCTTGTGACTAAAAGTGAGAAGCTTGCTTACTACGAATCAG AATATGAAAAGATTAAGTCTTCTAGTTCAGTTCTAATAGTTGGAGGGGGGCCCACTGGGGTAGAGCTTGCTGCTGAAATTGCTGTTGATTTTCCTGACAAGAAGGTGACACTAGTGCATCGTGGTCCAAGGTTGATGGAGTTCACTGGCGAGAAGGCTAGCAAAAAAACACTGAACTGGTTGGTGTCAAAAAAAGTTGAAGTAATTTTGGGGCAATCTATTAATTTGGATTGCATATCAGATGGTGTTTATCAAACATCTAGTGGAGAAACTGTTGCAGCTGATTGTGTCTTTAATTGTACGGGCAAGCGCCTGGCCTCATCATGGCTTGAGAAGACTATCTTCAAAAATGGCTTGGACTCTCAAGGAAGGTTAATGGTTGATGCTCAATTGAGGGTGAAGGGTTACACAAATGTGTTTGCTATTGGAGATATTACAGACGTTCCA GAAATCAAACAAGGCTATTTGGCACAATTCCATGCTCATTCGGTTACCAAAAACTTGAAGCTGTTGATGAATGGAGGAAACGAGAAGAAGATGGGGAAATACAAACCCGGTTGGCCAATAGCAATCGTGTCACTAGGGAGACACGAAGGAGTGGTGCAGATTTTCTTTTTCGCGATCCTTGGAAAGTTCCCAGGCAAGGTAAAATCCAAGGACTTGTTTGTGGGGAAGACAAGGGCGGAGCGTGGGCTGAAACCCTGA